Below is a genomic region from Henckelia pumila isolate YLH828 chromosome 3, ASM3356847v2, whole genome shotgun sequence.
ATTCGGTATCACTTGAGTATTTTCAAGATTTCGTTCATAAAACACAAGAAAAAGTGattacttatttaaaaaaaaaaatactatttaggaatttaaatttctaaatagagaataaatattcgaattaaagcatataatattaaaatatttatgataATACTTCAAGTTTTTTTGTTAGAAGAAGAACATCATACGATATAtcatataattattaataaaatattatgataaaaattattggataaattttagtaaatagattgtcaaattGCATCTTTTATTCTAGTTccaattagataattataaattaattaaattattaatttaatttttaaaaagcacacaaaaataaaatatcatttcgtGATTTTATTATACGATCGTTTCAACAATAAAAAATTACGAGAACTAAATCGACAATTAATTGTTATATGTGTTGAAACACAATAATATTTAGCTCaatctattaataaaattattaataaaatatattataatattatttcaagACGGTTCGAGAATCCCATCGGGATAAGGTTTTATTTTCGATCTCTTTCGATATTAATCTAGATAGAAAAAATTGCAAAAACTCGGTTCGAGAAAATGTTGGGTTGTAATGAAAAATAAACTTTTtgagttaaaaaataaaaaaatataaaatttgaagaaaaaaaaaaagaaaacaaacgaaaaaaaaaaaaggaaagcaAAGAGGACATGTGCTCCTCCACAGCATCCCCTAATGTGGGATCCCCAGGTAGGGGATCCTAATCCTAATTATACGGATTTATGGTGTAATATCAGATTTGCTTAAAAAATCCTCGATCTTATCAAATTAATTATGGTTTTCCTATATTATGATCAGATTTTactttatattttgttttttttccaactattttaaataaaaaaattaataattttaattttgtactacattttttattttctatgaAATAGGCGGCGCATCGCGTCTATCACAATCCGCTAATACTTATAATCTTGGGTGTATTTACTTGACTTGATAACCATAAGATAAACTTATTAAACCAATCTCATCCATTGTTTGCttacaaaatattaattttcgtCAAATCTCAAGGCCcttcattcaaatttgatttcatGAGATTTATCATATTTAATTACATAACATATAACATATCCTGAacaatatttgtgaaaaaaatccACAAAAATCCTTATCTACTCTCCTTTAATTCCTTTGTTTTCCTCCCAACCTCTCTCTCTttttaaatctcatttcatcaattttatctattttttaaaaatacatatttttatgccaaataattttaataagtGAAAATGAATCACAtgtgaataaataataatttataatattcaaTAATAATCGGTAATCCAAtccaaattatataaataaaaaattaaacataaaattatttatcataGGTGGATGATAAACTTGTAATTCGTCTCTCAATCAACATTtcaataacaaaattaataactAAAAGTAAACTTGTTATTGTTTATCTATCATTATTCCACATCtttcaaaatcattttaatagtCCTAACATTCTTTATTCACATGTAATCTCATCCCACTAAATAATATTATCTTGtccataataataatttaattaattattatatttcatttttatttaataaaattaattaatatatcatcATTCAATCATTCAATCCTTTTATCCATTCACCTAACGCTGTCTTAGACTCACGCACTCTTGTTTGATTATGATTCAAagtcaaaatttatatttcggaTTATATATCTACATTAAAACATATCTTTCATCACCGTGActtgtggtttttttttttttttttttttttttttacatttttgtCACTTAATTTATACATTTTTCATTCGTGTTAGTGATATCAGTAATTCAAAATTTCTCTCTCACTCgcacttttatttttattttattttgaccgGAGCGTCGTATCATTATTTTCTGGTGTCATTTTATAACTTCAATGAAAGATTgactaaaaaaaatgtaaataagTGAATTAGGATCATAAATTGATCGACAACATGATCGAAATGTATGCCATGTTTAATTATATTTACATCATTTTAGAGTtttgttcaaaaaaataatttcatgaATAGAATTGGTGAATTTAAAATGTGCTCGATGGTATTTGGAGGAGATATTTTACTGCATCCAAAAAACTGTGAAAGCGTAACCAAACATATTCCAGAccattaaatataaattcaacGAACTCGAGCTCACATTCTGTTAGTGGCATATTAGAAATAGGAGTCTTTACAGCATACAAACAACAAaagtttttaaataaattatttgaaaacATTTTGATGATAAAATGTTTTAAAGCCAAAAAATTGAATCAAGACTATAAACGCTACCATAAAATTCGATGAACTTCAATCAACAAGTAGAAAAAGTGTGGTAGCTAAGATAACACGACGTAATTAATCTCGAAAATGAACATCCAGTTCAGTATCCACATATTAATCAAAAGGAACACAATCCCGGTATGTTTCAATCGATACACACAAAATTTCAAGCCATGATTACTCAAATCAACTACTGAAAatgttgaataaaaaaaaaaacaaaaccagATAGATTGATATACAATGAACAGACTGGCAATTCAATGTGTTGAAACCTCAGTGCTAATAAAGTTTGCGTAACAATGGGTAGATAGAAGGGTACAGAATGAAGCTAAAGCTTGACCTCAACATCGACCCCAGCAGGCAGGTCGAGCTGCATCAAGGAGTCGATTGTTTGGGCCGTAGGGTAAAGAATGTCGATAAGACGTTGATGAGTTCTAATCTCAAAATGGAACCTTGCATCTTTGTGGACGTGCGGAGATTTCAGAACAcagtatattcttttctttgtgGGTAATGGCACCGGCCCCATAGTCTTTGCATTGGATGACCTTGCAGCATCCATAATCTGTTTGCAGGAGTCTTCTATCAGGGGTACAAAGTATGACCTCAATTTGATACGTATCTTCTGCTTAGGAGCCATCTAAGAAGATATACAATCGGTGTAGATTATTTAGGGAAAGCTTAAGTTAAGGTGAGAGACAAAAGAACTCCAAAATTACATAATAGGTTGAAAATTAGTCGTTAACCCGAAGGAAGTAGGGTTAATAGACAAAGACGAAGCATTTATCTGTCTATACTTTTATCTTAGGCAACACATCCTTAAAGCGTACCACCTTAGCATGTAACATGTAAACAACTTTCAACTGAGAAAATACATGAAGGAAAGAAGGGTAAATTTGTCAATACACATTGCAATCATTCATATCACAACCGAAAATTTTACAACAGTCATGACTATCTATCATGATGTTGCAAATCGATCAATTGCAAGTAGCAAGGAAGTGAAATTTCAACTATTCAACCCAACGGTTGATGAACCTTTGTTTTTGAATGCAACCTTTGTGATGCATAGACGAGTTAAATGTAATGTTGGATTGTTGTAAAAAGCAGCTCATATTTTCCTTTAGGACAAAATAAGTATCAATTATGCTAAAACCAAACATCCAGTAAGAGTCCTAAGTGATGTTACTGCAGAATCATAAGTAGCTAATAGATTGAGTACTCAGATTCAACAAATCCAGTAAACACATTGGTTAACTTGCTAGAAATCCAATCATGAAGGCGCAGTTGTCTCTTAATTACCAGCGTCAATAACTTTTGACACATTGGGGTACACTTCTCTTGCAACTGATATCAAAGCTAAAATTAAATCTTCGATTTCCATAATTAGCATATATCCTATCATTGAGAGTGGGATTGCTGGTGGCATAGCAACCGAACTGTGCTACTTAAACTGGTCAATAGTTTAAAAGAATCAACTTACACCGCTGCTACTAGCGATATCCTTTTGGGATTAAACAACAGACCCACGACCTGACGGTCATTATCCTCAGTCAAAAGACATTGGCCTTTAATGGTTAAATTCCCATCCCTCTAACGTTTGGTGATTATATGATAGAAGAGTATAAGTCTACGAGAGTAAACTACTTATATTTTCATTCAAGTATTTATGCTATCCAAAAAGTCCAACTAGGGTTAATGTAGTATCAATGGGATGACTTGCTTCAGTGATACATCGGTCCATTCATACTCAAAATCAAAGTGAGGATCCAAGATTTTCAACTAAATATAGCAAATGCAAATGCAACGCCAACTAAAACGGGGCTGATAAAGCCGAAACCGAACCCAACCCTTGACGAGAAACAGATGGATGGCAGCAGAAATTCAGTTGCATCAGGAGACTGTGCAGATCTTATATTTTTGCAAAATGTAAAAAGCCTTCCTCAACATTCAGGTCTGCTCACTAAGTTATACCTtagaacataaaaaataaagggGACCAGAATTCAATTAGACAATTACACCATGTAGACCTCCACTACTCCAACTTAAAGAAACCACAGATAACCGCCAAATAACGATATTTAACCATAaccttttaaaaacaaaatgttGTTTGCGTAGTGGCTAGCAAGACAAACTTGAAACATAATTTCTAATATTATATCTTATGCAAAAACACACAGTTAACAACGAATCATAGAGATAAATAAGTCCGAAATGAAGGGGAGTAGATCCTCccagaaatttaaaaaaattacaaaacaaTTAAGTTTACCTTATCGGAATCTGCACCAACACTAAGCGTTGAGGCAGAAGTAGCTTCATTCTGAGAACCCAaatatacaaaaataaaaaacccaCCTCAAAAATACAAGAAACAGCTACAAAATCAGTGCTTGAGCAAAAAACAAAACCTTATCTCAATTATACCTCAAGAGCATCGGAGCTAGCACCGGATTCCAAGACTTCCGGAGCAGCCAAAACTCTGGAGGAGGAGATTCGAGAAGGTTTCCCCGTCAGTAGACTCGAAAAACTTGAAGCAGGCAAAGGAAGCAGTGGTCTGGAAGAATTATTCGAGCATTTGCATGCTGGAACAGATATTGGCGCAAGAGAGAGCGAAGAAATTGAAGCCATTTTTGGTTTCAGCCTCCAAATTCTCAGCAGCTTTATCCGAAGTTGATACGCTCCGTTGCCTACTGAACTCATATTGGGCTAGATGGGTTGTATTTTGGGCCCAATGTACATTGGGCCAATATCAAGCCTGTTTAACAGTTTTCAGCGTTTTCCTTTTAGATTAATTTTTAGGGTAGGACTTTGACTCCATCGATatttatagtaaaaaaaaatatatagttttatattgaaaataatatttttcatgatttttgtCAGATTGGATGAATTCGGAAATTCGTTCCGTAAAATTGACTTGTGAAACAAACTTAGACCAGTTTTTGTGATGTTTATTGACTTGGATATCCACTTAACATAATGGTAACTGGTAAGCCATTTTTCTACTAATATGACATTATATACGGTAGTCGGTAGGGGTGCAATCGAGTCGAGCCGAGCCGAGTATcatactactcgagctcgagctcgactcgtATTTGACTACTCAaactcgagctcgaactcgatcGAGTAATTAATTTCGTACTCGAGCTCAAACTCGAACTCCAACTCGATTATAGTTCGAGTTACTCGAGctcaagctcgagctcgaaaaataaataaataaataaatatatatatataatatatgaataCTTGATCACATATATTGaaagctcgagctcgaactcgatgTATGttcgagctactcgagctcggtcaaaccgagctcgagtcgagtttTGACTGAGCTACGTACTCGCGAGTTGCTCACGAGTAGTTCggctcgtttgcacccctaataTACGGTAACACCACATCAACATTTTTATATTGGTGACATGTCAGCGTCAAGTctataaaaaaactaaaattatcaaaaaaattgacaatataaaaaaccaaaatcgcaacaaaaattaaaatattgaggGGGATAAAAAGAGCAGTTTTcccaaattataatttttagttTACTTAAG
It encodes:
- the LOC140891343 gene encoding small ribosomal subunit protein uS10c; this translates as MASISSLSLAPISVPACKCSNNSSRPLLPLPASSFSSLLTGKPSRISSSRVLAAPEVLESGASSDALENEATSASTLSVGADSDKMAPKQKIRIKLRSYFVPLIEDSCKQIMDAARSSNAKTMGPVPLPTKKRIYCVLKSPHVHKDARFHFEIRTHQRLIDILYPTAQTIDSLMQLDLPAGVDVEVKL